In Streptomyces sp. NBC_01439, the following are encoded in one genomic region:
- the hmgA gene encoding homogentisate 1,2-dioxygenase, producing the protein MSEQARKTAEALEYLTGFGNEHSSEAVPGALPIGRNSPQRAPLGLYAEQLSGSAFTEPRTHNRRSWLYRIRPSAAHPPFTRIDNGALRSAPFTESVADPNRLRWNPLPEPAPGTDFLSGLWTLGGNGDAAQRAGMAIHLYAANADMTDRVFSDSDGELLIVPERGGLLLRTELGLLAARPGDMALIPRGVRFRVELLDADARGYICENYGQPFELPNLGPIGANGLAAARDFQAPVAAYEDIERPTEVINKFCGNLWSATYDHSPLDVVAWHGSHVPYVYDMRRFNVLGSISYDHPDPSIFTVLTSPSDTPGLAGVDFVVFAPRWLVGEDTFRPPYFHRNVMSEYMGLIEGAYDAKAEGFVPGGGSLHNMMSAHGPDHETFERASAAELKPQKIDDGLAFMFETRWPITATAQAAGADHLQRGYDDVWQGLQRHFRA; encoded by the coding sequence ATGAGCGAGCAAGCCAGGAAGACGGCAGAGGCACTGGAGTACCTCACCGGCTTCGGCAACGAGCACAGCTCGGAGGCCGTCCCCGGTGCACTGCCGATCGGCCGGAACTCGCCCCAGCGCGCCCCCCTCGGCCTCTACGCCGAACAGCTCAGCGGCAGCGCCTTCACCGAGCCCCGCACCCACAACCGCCGCTCCTGGCTCTACCGGATCCGCCCCTCGGCCGCGCACCCGCCCTTCACCCGGATCGACAACGGGGCCCTGCGTTCGGCGCCCTTCACCGAGTCCGTGGCGGACCCGAACCGGCTCCGCTGGAACCCGCTGCCCGAGCCGGCCCCCGGCACCGACTTCCTCTCCGGCCTGTGGACCCTCGGCGGCAACGGCGACGCCGCCCAGCGCGCCGGCATGGCCATCCACCTCTACGCCGCCAACGCCGACATGACCGACCGGGTGTTCAGCGACTCCGACGGCGAACTGCTCATCGTCCCCGAGCGCGGCGGGCTGCTCCTGCGCACCGAGTTGGGCCTGCTCGCCGCCCGCCCGGGCGACATGGCCCTGATCCCCCGCGGCGTCCGCTTCCGCGTCGAGCTGCTCGACGCCGACGCCCGCGGCTACATCTGCGAGAACTACGGCCAGCCCTTCGAGCTGCCGAACCTGGGCCCGATCGGCGCCAACGGCCTCGCCGCCGCACGGGACTTCCAGGCCCCCGTCGCCGCGTACGAGGACATCGAGCGTCCGACCGAGGTGATCAACAAGTTCTGCGGCAACCTCTGGTCCGCCACCTACGACCACTCCCCCCTCGACGTGGTCGCCTGGCACGGCAGCCACGTCCCGTACGTGTACGACATGCGCCGCTTCAACGTCCTGGGCTCGATCAGCTACGACCACCCCGATCCGTCGATCTTCACCGTCCTGACCTCGCCCTCCGACACCCCGGGACTGGCGGGTGTGGACTTCGTGGTCTTCGCCCCGCGCTGGCTGGTCGGCGAGGACACCTTCCGTCCGCCCTACTTCCACCGCAACGTGATGAGCGAGTACATGGGCCTCATCGAGGGGGCCTACGACGCCAAGGCCGAAGGCTTCGTCCCCGGCGGCGGCTCGCTCCACAACATGATGTCCGCGCACGGACCCGACCACGAGACCTTCGAGCGGGCGAGTGCGGCCGAGCTGAAGCCGCAGAAGATCGACGACGGCCTGGCCTTCATGTTCGAGACCCGCTGGCCGATCACCGCCACCGCGCAGGCGGCCGGCGCCGATCACCTCCAGCGCGGCTACGACGACGTGTGGCAGGGTCTGCAGCGCCACTTCCGCGCCTGA
- a CDS encoding right-handed parallel beta-helix repeat-containing protein — MSWTRRFPAVPAALLAALLALLSLLVAAPAASAHEERPVTLPDGSGSVPEYRAAEPDLIVCKTDRPAFERRISAFPDELKQRNLALYERCEKSGYRHLQEAVDAVDRPGMNIAILPGLYEEEPSLPAPTGECAALKAPQSSLGYQILSYEQQVQCRHNQNLVAILGKTSLQIEGTGASRLDVVVDAKYQKLNAIRADKSNGIYFRNFTAQRTTFNSLYVLAGDGFVIDDVLTRWNDEYGFLTFASDHGLYKNCESYGNGDSGIYPGSASNINDGRGYEVPRYSIEITGCRSHHNMVGYSGTAGDSVWVHDNEFDQNMGGASMDSAFPGHPGLPQNHAKFERNLIHDNNQDYYGYVADGTCAKPPIERGYERGVVCPQISMPPGTGIITAGGNWNLYENNWVYGHQRAGFFLSAVPAFIRGEEAWSKQTDTSHHNRYAGNVMGKDKSGAARPNGMDVWWDGQGRANCWQDGPDGSTPGTVPQCGDRRGEVSGASARLVGEPVKLAQLLVCADYNVQARKLPSGCDWYGARGLERVETQLALAVAAVLLLVGGVLWWRRLRGSRLGTAATLAGLAGLVLDVAGSTMSLTATFVPALALLLLGLWWTGAGLVLRPTRPWLARLTLLLAGLTLLDAFDKAVLMIPWTPLSPAWVRALVAVIWVLWAVVASARPGTPARPSGPGGDPAGDRAPVPAGPAPALRAAATEPPAAPTTPDPAP, encoded by the coding sequence ATGTCGTGGACCCGCAGGTTCCCTGCCGTGCCGGCGGCGCTCCTCGCCGCCCTTCTCGCCCTCCTGTCCCTCCTCGTCGCGGCACCCGCCGCCAGCGCACACGAGGAGCGCCCGGTCACCCTCCCGGACGGCTCCGGATCGGTACCCGAGTACCGCGCCGCTGAGCCCGACCTGATCGTCTGCAAAACCGACCGGCCCGCCTTCGAGCGCCGGATATCCGCCTTCCCCGACGAGCTCAAGCAGCGCAACCTCGCCCTGTACGAGCGGTGCGAGAAGAGCGGCTACCGACACCTGCAGGAGGCCGTCGACGCCGTCGACCGGCCCGGCATGAACATCGCGATCCTCCCCGGCCTGTACGAGGAGGAGCCCTCGCTCCCCGCACCGACGGGGGAGTGCGCCGCGCTCAAGGCCCCCCAGTCCTCGCTCGGGTACCAGATCCTGTCCTACGAGCAGCAGGTGCAGTGCCGTCACAACCAGAACCTCGTCGCCATCCTCGGCAAGACGAGCCTGCAGATCGAGGGCACGGGGGCGTCACGGCTCGACGTGGTCGTCGACGCCAAGTACCAGAAGCTGAACGCCATTCGTGCGGACAAGTCCAACGGGATCTACTTCCGCAACTTCACCGCCCAGCGCACCACCTTCAACTCGCTCTACGTGCTCGCGGGCGACGGCTTCGTCATCGACGACGTGCTGACCCGCTGGAACGACGAGTACGGTTTCCTGACCTTCGCCAGCGACCACGGGCTCTACAAGAACTGCGAGTCGTACGGGAACGGCGACTCCGGCATCTACCCGGGCAGCGCCTCGAACATCAACGACGGCCGCGGCTACGAGGTCCCCCGGTACTCCATCGAGATCACCGGCTGCCGCAGCCACCACAACATGGTCGGCTACTCCGGCACCGCGGGCGACTCGGTGTGGGTGCACGACAACGAGTTCGACCAGAACATGGGCGGCGCCTCGATGGACAGCGCCTTTCCCGGCCACCCCGGACTCCCGCAGAACCACGCCAAGTTCGAGCGGAACCTGATCCACGACAACAACCAGGACTACTACGGGTACGTCGCCGACGGCACCTGCGCCAAACCGCCGATCGAGCGCGGCTACGAGCGCGGCGTCGTCTGCCCTCAGATCTCCATGCCGCCGGGCACCGGCATCATCACCGCGGGCGGCAACTGGAACCTCTACGAGAACAACTGGGTGTACGGGCACCAGCGTGCAGGCTTCTTCCTCAGCGCGGTCCCCGCCTTCATCCGCGGCGAGGAGGCGTGGTCGAAGCAGACCGACACCTCCCACCACAACCGGTACGCCGGGAACGTCATGGGCAAGGACAAGTCCGGCGCCGCGCGCCCCAACGGCATGGACGTGTGGTGGGACGGCCAGGGGCGCGCCAACTGCTGGCAGGACGGACCCGACGGCTCCACCCCCGGCACGGTCCCGCAGTGCGGTGACCGCCGGGGCGAGGTCTCGGGGGCGTCCGCCCGCCTGGTCGGCGAGCCGGTCAAGCTGGCCCAACTCCTCGTTTGCGCGGACTACAACGTCCAGGCGCGCAAACTCCCGTCCGGCTGCGACTGGTACGGCGCGCGCGGACTCGAGCGGGTGGAGACCCAGCTCGCGCTGGCCGTGGCCGCGGTGCTGCTGCTCGTCGGCGGCGTCCTGTGGTGGCGCCGCCTGCGCGGCTCCCGCCTGGGCACGGCCGCCACGCTGGCCGGGCTGGCGGGTCTGGTCCTGGACGTGGCGGGCTCCACCATGTCCCTGACCGCCACCTTCGTCCCGGCGCTCGCCCTCCTCCTGCTCGGCCTGTGGTGGACGGGCGCCGGCCTGGTCCTGCGCCCCACCCGCCCCTGGCTGGCCCGCCTGACCCTGCTGCTGGCCGGGCTCACCCTGCTGGACGCCTTCGACAAGGCCGTCCTGATGATCCCCTGGACCCCCCTGAGCCCCGCCTGGGTACGGGCCCTGGTCGCCGTGATCTGGGTCCTGTGGGCGGTGGTGGCCTCGGCCCGCCCGGGCACCCCGGCCCGCCCGTCCGGCCCGGGCGGCGACCCCGCGGGCGACCGCGCCCCGGTCCCCGCCGGCCCCGCCCCGGCGCTGAGGGCGGCCGCCACCGAGCCCCCGGCGGCCCCGACGACCCCGGACCCCGCGCCGTGA
- a CDS encoding TetR/AcrR family transcriptional regulator — MDPVPPVHSLRRAPIQQRSADRLARILDACAELLDETGYENLSTRAVAQRAGVPIGSVYRFFGNKRAMAIALAHRNLDRYVDGIADRLAELPATHWRPVVDAVLDEYLAMKRSVPGFALVDFGVPAPPAEGPEADPNHQVAARLTELLSAHLVLTPDAALERAVLVAVEATDALIQLAFRADPAGDPGIVAETRAMMHAYLAGVLD; from the coding sequence ATGGACCCCGTGCCCCCCGTCCACTCCCTGCGCCGAGCGCCGATCCAGCAGCGCAGCGCCGACCGGCTCGCCCGGATCCTCGACGCCTGCGCCGAGCTGCTGGACGAGACCGGGTACGAGAACCTCAGCACCCGTGCCGTGGCCCAGCGTGCCGGTGTGCCGATCGGTTCCGTCTACCGCTTCTTCGGGAACAAGCGGGCCATGGCCATCGCCCTCGCCCACCGCAACCTGGACCGCTACGTCGACGGCATCGCGGACCGGCTCGCCGAACTCCCGGCCACCCACTGGCGGCCCGTCGTGGACGCGGTGCTGGACGAGTACCTGGCCATGAAGCGCAGCGTCCCCGGCTTCGCGCTCGTCGACTTCGGCGTTCCCGCCCCTCCGGCCGAGGGGCCGGAGGCGGATCCCAACCACCAGGTCGCCGCCCGGCTGACGGAACTGCTCTCCGCGCATCTCGTCCTGACCCCCGACGCCGCCCTGGAGCGGGCCGTCCTCGTCGCGGTCGAGGCCACCGACGCGCTGATACAGCTCGCCTTCCGGGCCGACCCGGCCGGGGACCCCGGCATCGTCGCCGAGACCCGCGCGATGATGCACGCGTACCTGGCCGGCGTGCTGGACTGA
- a CDS encoding molybdopterin-dependent oxidoreductase, protein MSRTALRICPLCEATCGLTLTLADGAVTRARGDREDVFSRGYICPKGAAFGALDSDPDRLRGPLVRRDGRLREVTWEEAFEAVAAAVPALVREYGAQSVGVVLGNPNVHTMAGALYPPLLLKSLGTRNLFTASTLDQMPKHVSSGLLFGDPFAIPVPDLDRTDFLLLLGANPVESNGSLCTAPDFPGRLKALRARGGTLVVVDPRRTRTAALADRHLAPRPGSDALLLAALAHTLIEEELADPGALEEQCDGIGELGAALGSFTPEAVAPACDLTAAEIRTLARELAAAPTAAVYARIGSCTVEFGTLASWLVDVLNILTGNLDRPGGAFFPLSATASAGRPAGPGKGFALGRWSSRVAGHPEVKGELPMAALAEEIETPGDGRIRVLLAIAANPVLSAPDGDRLDRALAGLDFMVSVDPYLNETSRHAHVVLPPPPPSQSAHFDFAFNGFAVRNQARYSPAALPLADGRMDECEIHARLILAVSGLHGTPPGAVDERVIADSLARAVNDPHSPLHGGDPQELARLLTGRTGPERRLDLMLRTGPYDLTLEDLRQAPHGIDLGPLRPRLQGVLKTRSGRIELLPDPIAAELPGLRAALTDRPAALVLVGRRHLRSNNSWLHNVPALTGGSNRCTLQVHPQDADRLGLVDGGHAKITADGGSLEVPVEVTDAIRSGVVSLPHGWGHDRAGARLSVAAEAPGANVNQLLDGTRMDRLSGTAVLNGFPVELTPLP, encoded by the coding sequence ATGTCACGCACCGCCCTGCGCATCTGCCCCCTGTGCGAAGCCACCTGCGGCCTCACCCTCACCCTCGCGGACGGCGCGGTCACCCGAGCCCGCGGTGACCGCGAGGACGTCTTCAGCCGCGGCTACATCTGCCCCAAGGGGGCTGCGTTCGGAGCGCTCGATTCCGACCCCGACCGGCTGCGGGGCCCCCTCGTCCGCCGCGACGGCCGTTTGCGGGAGGTCACCTGGGAGGAGGCCTTCGAGGCCGTAGCGGCCGCCGTCCCCGCCCTGGTACGGGAGTACGGGGCCCAGTCGGTCGGGGTCGTCCTCGGCAACCCGAACGTCCACACCATGGCCGGCGCCCTCTATCCGCCCCTGCTGCTCAAGAGCCTCGGCACCCGCAACCTCTTCACCGCCAGCACCCTCGACCAGATGCCCAAGCACGTGTCCAGCGGGCTGCTCTTCGGCGACCCCTTCGCCATTCCGGTCCCCGACCTCGACCGGACCGACTTCCTGCTGCTCCTGGGCGCGAACCCGGTCGAGTCCAACGGCTCCCTGTGCACCGCCCCCGACTTCCCGGGCCGACTCAAGGCCCTGCGCGCCCGCGGCGGCACCCTGGTCGTCGTCGACCCGCGCCGTACGCGCACCGCCGCGCTCGCCGACCGTCACCTCGCGCCGCGCCCCGGCAGTGACGCGCTCCTGCTCGCCGCCCTCGCGCACACCCTGATCGAGGAGGAGCTCGCCGACCCCGGAGCGCTGGAAGAACAATGCGACGGCATCGGGGAACTCGGCGCCGCGCTCGGGAGTTTCACCCCCGAGGCCGTCGCACCCGCATGCGACCTCACCGCTGCCGAGATCCGCACCCTCGCCCGCGAGCTGGCAGCCGCACCCACCGCCGCCGTCTACGCCAGGATCGGTAGCTGCACCGTCGAGTTCGGCACGCTGGCGAGCTGGCTGGTCGACGTACTGAACATCCTCACCGGCAACCTCGACCGGCCGGGCGGAGCCTTCTTCCCGCTCTCCGCGACGGCCTCCGCGGGCCGCCCCGCGGGCCCGGGCAAGGGGTTCGCCCTCGGCCGCTGGTCGAGTCGGGTCGCCGGCCACCCCGAGGTCAAGGGCGAGCTGCCGATGGCTGCCCTCGCGGAGGAGATCGAGACCCCGGGTGACGGGCGGATCCGGGTCCTGCTGGCCATCGCCGCCAACCCGGTCCTGTCCGCACCCGACGGCGATCGGCTGGACCGGGCGCTGGCCGGGCTGGACTTCATGGTCTCGGTCGACCCCTACCTGAACGAGACCTCACGCCATGCCCACGTCGTCCTGCCACCGCCGCCGCCCTCACAGAGCGCGCACTTCGACTTCGCGTTCAACGGGTTCGCCGTGCGCAACCAGGCGCGCTACTCGCCCGCCGCCCTCCCGCTGGCGGACGGACGCATGGACGAGTGTGAGATCCACGCGCGCCTGATCCTCGCGGTTTCCGGCCTGCACGGAACGCCGCCGGGGGCGGTGGACGAGCGCGTCATTGCCGACAGCCTGGCCCGGGCCGTCAACGATCCCCACTCACCGCTCCACGGCGGCGACCCGCAGGAGTTGGCCCGCCTACTGACCGGCCGTACCGGCCCCGAGCGACGCCTCGACCTGATGCTGCGCACCGGCCCGTACGACCTGACGCTCGAAGATCTGCGGCAGGCGCCGCACGGCATCGACCTCGGTCCGCTACGGCCCCGGCTCCAGGGCGTGCTGAAGACCCGCAGCGGCAGGATCGAGTTGCTCCCGGACCCGATCGCGGCCGAGCTCCCCGGGCTGCGCGCGGCGCTCACCGACCGCCCCGCCGCCCTGGTGCTCGTGGGCCGCCGCCATCTGCGGTCCAACAACAGCTGGTTGCACAACGTTCCGGCCCTCACCGGAGGTTCCAACCGCTGCACCCTTCAGGTCCATCCGCAGGACGCGGACCGGCTCGGCCTCGTCGACGGAGGGCACGCCAAGATCACCGCCGACGGTGGGAGCCTGGAGGTGCCCGTCGAGGTCACCGACGCCATCCGCAGCGGTGTGGTGAGCCTTCCGCACGGCTGGGGACACGACCGGGCCGGCGCGCGGCTATCGGTGGCCGCCGAGGCGCCCGGGGCGAACGTCAACCAGCTGCTCGACGGCACCCGCATGGACCGGCTGTCCGGCACCGCGGTGCTCAACGGCTTCCCCGTAGAACTCACGCCACTGCCCTGA
- a CDS encoding CitMHS family transporter has protein sequence MLTFLGFAMIATFLVLIMMKKMSPIAALVLIPALFCVFAGKGTHLGDYVIDGVGKLAPTAAMLMFAIVYFGVMIDVGLFDPIVRGILRFCKADPMRVVVGTAVLAAIVSLDGDGSTTFMITVSAMYPLYKRLGLSLVVMTGVAATANGVMNTLPWGGPTARAATALKLDAADIFVPMIPALAVGLLFVFVLAYVLGVKERRRVGTLVLPGQAGPEAAAAELVTAGPGTAAAVVADLAVTSAPVEGSAGSTASVGRVASTGSTASTGSTASAGSAASAASAASDAGAADAAPVGNVSLPAPEDGFQGLDPDRPTLRPRLYWFNAGLTVALLTAMIMELLPIPVLFLLGAALALTVNFPHMPDQKARIAAHADNVLNVAGMVFAAAVFTGVLTGTGMVKHMADWLVGAIPEGMGPHMALVTGLLSLPLTYFMSNDGFYFGVLPVLAEAGAAHGVSPLEIARASLVGQALHMSSPLVPAVYVLVGMAKVEFGDHTRFTVKWAALTSLVVLAAGMLFGII, from the coding sequence ATGCTGACCTTCCTCGGCTTCGCCATGATCGCGACGTTCCTGGTCCTGATCATGATGAAGAAAATGTCGCCCATCGCGGCGCTCGTCCTCATCCCCGCACTCTTCTGCGTGTTCGCAGGGAAGGGCACGCACCTCGGCGACTACGTCATCGACGGCGTCGGCAAGCTCGCCCCGACCGCCGCCATGCTGATGTTCGCCATCGTCTACTTCGGCGTGATGATCGATGTCGGCCTCTTCGACCCGATCGTCCGCGGCATCCTGCGCTTCTGCAAGGCGGACCCGATGCGGGTGGTGGTCGGCACCGCCGTCCTCGCCGCGATCGTCTCGCTCGACGGCGACGGCTCGACCACCTTCATGATCACCGTCTCAGCCATGTACCCCCTCTACAAGCGGCTCGGCCTGAGCCTCGTGGTGATGACGGGCGTCGCGGCCACGGCCAACGGCGTCATGAACACCCTGCCCTGGGGCGGTCCGACCGCGCGCGCCGCCACCGCCCTCAAGCTCGACGCCGCCGACATCTTCGTCCCGATGATCCCGGCGCTCGCGGTGGGCCTGTTGTTCGTGTTCGTACTGGCGTACGTCCTCGGCGTGAAGGAACGCCGCCGGGTCGGCACGCTGGTGCTGCCCGGCCAGGCGGGTCCGGAGGCCGCCGCGGCGGAGCTGGTTACGGCCGGCCCAGGCACGGCCGCCGCGGTCGTCGCGGACCTCGCCGTGACGTCCGCGCCCGTCGAGGGCTCAGCCGGATCCACTGCTTCCGTCGGACGTGTGGCTTCCACCGGGTCCACGGCTTCCACCGGGTCCACGGCTTCCGCCGGATCCGCGGCCTCCGCCGCTTCCGCCGCTTCCGACGCAGGTGCGGCCGACGCCGCCCCGGTCGGGAACGTTTCGCTCCCCGCGCCCGAGGACGGTTTCCAGGGGCTGGACCCGGACCGTCCCACTCTGCGGCCCCGTCTCTACTGGTTCAACGCCGGCCTCACCGTGGCCCTCCTCACCGCGATGATCATGGAGCTGCTGCCCATCCCGGTGCTGTTCCTGCTCGGCGCCGCCCTCGCCCTCACCGTCAACTTCCCGCACATGCCCGACCAGAAGGCCCGGATCGCCGCCCACGCCGACAACGTCCTGAACGTCGCCGGCATGGTCTTCGCCGCCGCCGTCTTCACCGGGGTCCTCACCGGCACCGGCATGGTCAAGCACATGGCCGACTGGCTCGTCGGTGCCATCCCCGAGGGCATGGGCCCGCACATGGCGCTCGTCACCGGCCTGCTCAGCCTGCCGCTCACCTACTTCATGTCCAACGACGGCTTCTACTTCGGCGTCCTGCCCGTCCTGGCCGAGGCCGGAGCCGCCCACGGGGTTTCCCCGCTGGAGATCGCCCGCGCCTCCCTCGTCGGCCAGGCCCTGCACATGTCGAGCCCGCTGGTTCCGGCCGTCTACGTCCTCGTAGGCATGGCCAAGGTCGAGTTCGGTGACCACACCCGGTTCACCGTGAAATGGGCGGCCCTGACCTCACTCGTGGTCCTCGCGGCAGGGATGCTTTTCGGCATCATTTGA
- a CDS encoding aldehyde dehydrogenase family protein: protein MKAHDGMYIDGAWRPAAGRDLIEVVNPADGQVIAQVPAGTAEDVDAAVRAARTALPGWAATAPAERAALIGALRDALSARTGELTETITAELGSPLGFSKAIHVGAPIAVATSYAELASSYAFEERVGNSTVLLEPIGVVAAITPWNYPLHQVVAKVAPALAAGCTLVLKPAEDTPLTAQLFAEAVHEAGIPAGVFNLVTGTGPVAGQALAAHEGVDLVSFTGSTAVGKQIGATAGAAVKRVALELGGKSANVILPGADLVKAVAAGVGHVMNNSGQSCNALTRMLVHRDHYEEAVSLAAATVADYPIGDPREAGVRVGPVVNAKQHERVRGFITKGLEEGARLVAGGPDAPLEQGYFVAPTVFADVTPDMAIAQEEIFGPVLSILRYEDEEEALTIANGTVYGLGGAVWAADDATAVAFARRMDTGQVDINGGRFNVLAPFGGYKQSGVGRELGAHGLAEYLQTKSLQF from the coding sequence ATGAAGGCCCACGACGGGATGTACATCGACGGCGCGTGGCGGCCCGCCGCCGGCCGCGATCTGATCGAGGTCGTGAACCCGGCCGACGGCCAGGTCATCGCCCAGGTCCCGGCCGGTACCGCAGAGGACGTGGACGCGGCCGTACGCGCGGCCCGTACGGCCCTGCCCGGCTGGGCGGCCACGGCTCCGGCCGAGCGGGCCGCCTTGATCGGCGCGCTCCGCGACGCACTGTCGGCCCGCACGGGCGAGCTGACCGAGACCATCACCGCCGAGCTCGGGTCCCCGCTCGGCTTCTCGAAGGCGATCCACGTCGGAGCCCCGATCGCCGTGGCCACCTCCTACGCCGAACTCGCCTCCTCCTACGCCTTCGAGGAGCGGGTCGGGAACTCCACCGTGCTGCTGGAGCCCATCGGGGTGGTCGCGGCCATCACGCCCTGGAACTATCCGCTGCACCAGGTCGTTGCAAAGGTGGCGCCCGCTCTCGCCGCCGGCTGCACCCTCGTCCTCAAGCCGGCCGAGGACACCCCGCTGACCGCACAGCTCTTCGCCGAAGCCGTGCACGAGGCGGGCATCCCGGCCGGAGTCTTCAACCTGGTGACCGGAACCGGTCCGGTCGCCGGCCAGGCCCTGGCCGCGCACGAGGGAGTCGACCTCGTCTCCTTCACCGGCTCGACCGCGGTCGGCAAGCAGATCGGCGCCACGGCCGGCGCCGCTGTCAAGCGGGTCGCGCTCGAACTGGGTGGCAAATCGGCCAATGTCATCCTGCCCGGAGCCGACCTGGTCAAGGCCGTCGCGGCAGGCGTCGGGCACGTCATGAACAACAGCGGCCAGAGCTGCAACGCGCTGACCCGGATGCTCGTCCACCGGGACCACTACGAGGAGGCCGTCTCGCTCGCGGCCGCCACCGTCGCCGACTATCCCATCGGCGACCCCCGCGAGGCCGGTGTCCGCGTGGGCCCCGTCGTCAACGCCAAGCAGCACGAGCGCGTCCGCGGCTTCATCACCAAGGGCCTGGAGGAAGGCGCGCGCCTCGTCGCCGGCGGGCCCGACGCGCCGCTGGAGCAGGGGTACTTCGTGGCGCCGACGGTGTTCGCCGACGTCACGCCCGACATGGCCATCGCCCAGGAGGAGATCTTCGGCCCGGTGCTGTCGATCCTCCGCTACGAGGACGAGGAGGAGGCCCTGACCATCGCCAACGGCACTGTCTACGGTCTGGGCGGCGCCGTCTGGGCCGCCGACGACGCGACGGCCGTGGCCTTCGCGCGCCGGATGGACACCGGGCAGGTGGACATCAACGGCGGCCGCTTCAACGTGCTCGCGCCCTTCGGCGGATACAAGCAGTCAGGTGTCGGCCGTGAGCTGGGCGCGCACGGCCTGGCGGAGTACCTCCAGACCAAGTCCCTGCAGTTCTGA
- a CDS encoding Zn-dependent alcohol dehydrogenase: MVRAAVLPAVGAPLEIRDIVLPDPGPGQVRVRLAAAGVCHSDLSLTNGTMRVPVPAVLGHEGAGTVLAVGEGVTHVAPGDGVVLNWAPSCGECHHCTIGEVWLCATALTGVGAVYAHDAQGTALHPGLNVAAFAEETVVAANCVLPAPAGIPLAEAALLGCAVLTGYGAVRHSAQVRPGESVAVFGVGGVGLAALQAARIAQAGPVIAVDVSPVKEELARAAGATEFVLACDTTAKQIRALTAGQGADVAVECVGRAETIRGAWESTRRGGRTTVVGIGGKEQQVTFHSMEIFHFARTLTGCVYGNSDPARDLPVIAEHVRAGRLDLGALVTDRITLDDIPAAFDAMLMGKGGRSLVVF, from the coding sequence ATGGTCCGCGCCGCAGTCCTGCCCGCCGTCGGAGCACCGCTGGAGATACGGGACATCGTGCTGCCGGATCCGGGCCCCGGGCAGGTCCGGGTGCGGCTCGCCGCAGCCGGGGTGTGCCACTCCGACCTCTCCCTCACCAACGGCACCATGCGGGTTCCCGTGCCCGCCGTCCTCGGCCACGAGGGCGCGGGCACGGTCCTCGCGGTGGGGGAGGGCGTCACCCACGTCGCCCCCGGTGACGGCGTGGTGCTCAACTGGGCCCCGTCCTGCGGAGAGTGCCACCACTGCACGATCGGTGAGGTCTGGCTCTGCGCCACGGCGCTCACCGGGGTCGGGGCCGTCTACGCGCACGACGCACAGGGCACGGCACTGCACCCCGGGCTGAACGTGGCCGCCTTCGCCGAGGAGACCGTCGTCGCGGCCAACTGCGTGCTGCCCGCCCCCGCCGGGATCCCGCTCGCCGAGGCCGCCCTGCTCGGCTGCGCCGTCCTCACCGGCTACGGGGCCGTCCGCCACAGCGCCCAGGTCCGTCCGGGCGAGTCGGTGGCCGTCTTCGGAGTCGGCGGTGTCGGCCTGGCAGCCCTCCAGGCCGCCCGGATCGCACAGGCGGGCCCGGTCATCGCCGTCGACGTGTCCCCGGTCAAGGAGGAACTGGCCCGTGCGGCCGGGGCCACCGAGTTCGTGTTGGCCTGCGACACCACCGCCAAGCAGATCCGTGCACTGACCGCCGGGCAGGGCGCCGACGTCGCCGTCGAGTGCGTCGGCCGCGCCGAGACCATCCGGGGCGCCTGGGAGTCGACCCGGCGCGGCGGCCGCACCACGGTCGTCGGCATCGGTGGAAAGGAGCAGCAGGTCACCTTCCACTCCATGGAGATCTTCCACTTCGCCCGAACCCTCACCGGCTGCGTCTACGGCAACAGTGACCCGGCCCGCGACCTCCCGGTGATCGCCGAGCACGTCCGTGCGGGCCGTCTCGACCTCGGCGCCCTGGTCACCGACCGCATCACCCTCGACGACATCCCGGCCGCCTTCGACGCCATGCTGATGGGCAAGGGCGGCCGCTCCCTCGTCGTGTTCTGA